A single window of Psychrobacter raelei DNA harbors:
- a CDS encoding siderophore-interacting protein produces the protein MARAAPRTLTVLNIEDITPNMRRLTLGGTDMQTLPAQQESAYLKFIFPDTQNHQVAKRSYTIINQRPTEIDVDFVLHETTDNGVEGPALKWVKNVKVGDDILVAGPGPTKLVSPGADWYLLVGDMTALPAITANLAQMPQDATGHAVIEVLSEQDIQNLAKPKNIEIHWIIVPHASADKAPLLDKVKSLTWPAGLPEVWAACEFNSMRALRHYFKHESPVTPCRMYISSYWKIDSSDDEHKIAKRLEETQAV, from the coding sequence ATGGCAAGAGCTGCTCCTAGAACCTTAACTGTCCTAAACATTGAAGACATCACTCCTAATATGCGCCGCCTCACCTTGGGGGGCACAGACATGCAGACTCTTCCTGCGCAGCAAGAAAGCGCTTATCTAAAATTCATCTTCCCCGATACCCAGAACCATCAGGTAGCCAAGCGCTCTTATACCATTATCAATCAGCGTCCTACTGAGATTGATGTGGATTTTGTGCTTCATGAAACTACCGATAATGGCGTGGAGGGTCCGGCCTTAAAATGGGTCAAAAACGTAAAAGTCGGCGACGACATCTTAGTAGCAGGCCCAGGTCCCACTAAGCTTGTCAGCCCTGGCGCTGACTGGTACCTATTAGTCGGTGATATGACTGCCCTACCAGCCATCACAGCAAATTTGGCGCAGATGCCACAAGATGCCACAGGCCATGCGGTCATTGAAGTACTTAGCGAGCAAGACATCCAAAACCTGGCCAAACCTAAAAACATTGAGATACATTGGATAATCGTACCGCATGCCAGCGCTGATAAGGCGCCTTTATTGGATAAAGTAAAATCACTGACTTGGCCGGCAGGACTGCCTGAAGTCTGGGCTGCCTGCGAATTCAATAGCATGCGCGCGCTACGACATTACTTTAAGCATGAAAGCCCCGTTACCCCTTGCAGAATGTATATCTCAAGCTACTGGAAAATCGACAGCAGTGATGATGAACACAAAATAGCCAAGCGCCTTGAAGAGACGCAAGCGGTATAA
- the ftsY gene encoding signal recognition particle-docking protein FtsY has translation MNNANNPTRVVIDLDGSLDELDDDDITLPDLAEPQDIPIIETPRVVQAAADTKPNSVSSTSTTASSVTSTPELVAQTLTQSEQQKEDKKRGGWFSRMKSGLSKSRKNLAEGVANILIGGKEIDDELLEEVEDQLLVADIGVEATDKIIKSLTEQTARGDLIYSHSLYKALQKELVEILEPKVAPLIIDTSKKPFVILMVGVNGVGKTTTIGKLAKRLQAEGKSVMLAAGDTFRAAATEQLQVWGERNNIPVIAQGHGADSASVVFDAMQSAKAKNIDVLIADTAGRLQNKTHLMAELEKVVRIMRKSDPTAPHEGMIVLDAGTGQNAINQVKIFNDAVPLTGITITKLDGTAKGGVVFNIANTTDIPIRYIGVGESIDDLRAFSPKQFVAALFETDE, from the coding sequence ATGAATAATGCAAATAATCCGACCCGCGTGGTCATTGACCTCGATGGTAGCTTAGATGAATTGGACGATGATGACATCACGTTGCCGGATTTGGCTGAGCCGCAAGACATACCTATTATCGAGACCCCTCGTGTGGTGCAGGCCGCCGCAGACACAAAACCTAACTCCGTCTCCTCGACATCTACCACTGCCAGCTCAGTAACCTCAACGCCAGAGCTAGTCGCTCAGACGCTGACACAAAGTGAGCAGCAAAAAGAGGACAAAAAGCGTGGCGGTTGGTTCTCACGTATGAAGTCTGGACTCTCTAAGTCGCGTAAGAATCTGGCTGAAGGCGTTGCTAATATCCTAATTGGTGGCAAAGAGATTGATGATGAGCTACTTGAGGAGGTTGAAGATCAGCTGTTAGTAGCCGATATTGGTGTCGAAGCGACAGACAAAATTATCAAAAGTTTAACCGAGCAGACCGCCCGCGGTGATTTGATTTATTCGCATTCTTTATATAAAGCCTTACAAAAAGAGCTGGTTGAGATTCTTGAGCCAAAAGTGGCCCCGCTGATCATTGATACCAGTAAAAAGCCCTTTGTAATTTTAATGGTAGGGGTGAATGGGGTGGGTAAAACCACAACCATCGGTAAGCTTGCTAAGCGCTTACAAGCTGAAGGCAAGTCGGTGATGTTGGCAGCTGGTGATACTTTCCGTGCGGCAGCGACAGAGCAGCTACAAGTATGGGGTGAGCGTAATAATATTCCTGTGATTGCCCAAGGGCATGGCGCTGATAGTGCATCGGTCGTATTCGATGCCATGCAATCTGCCAAAGCCAAAAATATCGATGTGCTAATCGCCGATACAGCTGGCCGCCTGCAAAACAAAACTCACCTGATGGCTGAGCTTGAAAAAGTAGTTCGCATCATGCGCAAATCTGATCCCACGGCGCCGCACGAGGGCATGATTGTATTAGATGCTGGTACTGGCCAAAACGCCATCAATCAGGTCAAAATCTTTAACGATGCGGTGCCCCTAACCGGCATTACCATCACCAAACTTGACGGCACAGCCAAAGGTGGTGTGGTATTTAACATTGCCAATACCACAGATATTCCGATTCGCTATATCGGGGTGGGTGAGTCTATTGATGACTTACGTGCCTTTAGTCCGAAGCAGTTTGTGGCTGCATTGTTTGAAACCGATGAATAA
- a CDS encoding methylated-DNA--[protein]-cysteine S-methyltransferase → MIVTTTSFAQHSLLLIASDIPSAEPKLVSLDWLAKGQQWSDSKSLAPLKKRHRLVDDDFQFIDENSLSKDNPIELLLITTITQLQQYLKGERQQFDIALDWSLGTPFQQNVWRALQQIAYGDTISYAQLAQNINKPTAYRAVANANGKNPFSIIIPCHRVVASDGGLGGYTGGLDKKRLLLQLETLS, encoded by the coding sequence ATGATTGTAACTACCACCTCTTTTGCCCAGCATAGCTTACTGCTTATTGCTTCAGATATACCCTCTGCAGAGCCCAAATTGGTCAGCTTAGATTGGCTAGCCAAGGGTCAACAGTGGTCTGACTCAAAGTCACTGGCACCGCTAAAAAAGCGTCATCGACTAGTGGATGATGATTTTCAGTTTATTGACGAAAATAGCCTAAGCAAAGATAACCCAATTGAGTTACTGCTCATAACCACCATCACCCAATTACAGCAGTATCTAAAAGGTGAGCGCCAACAGTTTGATATTGCACTAGACTGGTCGTTGGGTACGCCATTTCAGCAAAATGTCTGGCGGGCGTTGCAACAAATTGCTTATGGAGACACTATAAGCTATGCACAATTGGCGCAAAATATAAACAAACCCACCGCCTACCGAGCGGTGGCCAATGCCAATGGCAAAAACCCCTTTAGTATTATCATTCCCTGTCATAGAGTAGTGGCCAGTGATGGTGGCTTGGGCGGCTATACTGGTGGGCTTGATAAAAAACGCCTGTTACTACAACTAGAAACGCTCAGCTAA
- a CDS encoding GlxA family transcriptional regulator, which translates to MSDRAPFKVVIVGFDGVLGSALTGALDLFSFTGVSWQRFLDQDIQPKFNVQIASLQKADIRCSNRLIIQAHCDIKEIEHCDLLLIPTIGDSIDKVLAHSTELLTELQRLANTGTDIASNCSGAFLLAKAGLLEGRAATTHWGYANKFKQDFPNVNLQQQHFVTQSDNIFCAAGGSAFYDLALLLIERYCGREISAQVAKTQVIDKKTGHQDSYTNVTLHTPHSDPVVTQIQAYIEQNFAEPLQVSDLAKRVNITPRTLNRRFQSCLSMRPIEYIQAVRIEQAKRLLESADVSIKSLAYQVGYHDLSSFSRLFKRATHLTPKAYQNKFARTVS; encoded by the coding sequence ATGAGTGACAGGGCACCATTTAAAGTCGTTATCGTAGGATTTGATGGGGTGCTGGGCAGCGCCCTGACGGGTGCTCTAGATTTGTTCTCTTTTACCGGTGTCAGTTGGCAGCGTTTTTTGGATCAAGACATACAGCCTAAATTTAACGTACAGATTGCCAGTTTACAAAAGGCCGATATTCGCTGTAGCAATCGTTTAATTATCCAAGCGCACTGTGATATCAAAGAGATTGAACACTGTGATTTGCTGCTTATTCCCACTATTGGCGACTCTATTGATAAGGTATTGGCACACAGCACTGAGCTGCTAACTGAGCTGCAGCGCCTTGCCAACACTGGTACCGATATAGCCAGCAACTGTAGTGGCGCCTTTTTATTGGCAAAAGCTGGTCTATTGGAGGGAAGAGCGGCGACTACTCACTGGGGCTATGCCAATAAATTTAAGCAAGATTTTCCCAATGTGAACCTGCAACAACAGCACTTCGTCACTCAGTCAGATAATATATTTTGCGCCGCAGGCGGCAGTGCGTTTTATGATTTAGCGCTATTGTTAATAGAGCGCTATTGTGGGCGTGAAATCTCAGCGCAAGTGGCCAAGACTCAAGTAATTGACAAAAAAACCGGTCATCAGGACAGTTACACCAATGTCACCTTGCATACGCCACACTCAGACCCAGTGGTGACCCAAATTCAAGCGTATATCGAACAAAATTTTGCCGAGCCGCTGCAAGTCAGCGACTTGGCCAAGCGGGTCAATATCACACCGCGCACCTTAAACCGCCGCTTCCAATCCTGCCTGTCTATGCGGCCGATAGAGTATATTCAAGCGGTACGTATTGAGCAGGCAAAACGCCTATTAGAGTCGGCCGATGTGAGCATCAAGTCACTCGCCTATCAAGTGGGCTATCATGATTTATCCTCATTTAGCCGTTTGTTTAAGCGTGCCACGCACCTAACCCCAAAAGCGTATCAAAATAAATTTGCTCGCACTGTTAGCTGA
- a CDS encoding acyl-CoA dehydrogenase encodes MDAQSLINEFELPFQLYDVLNTEQLCQHPKFAEHSRDTFDATIDTAKKIATDLFLPHNTVADKNEPQFDGKKVTMLNDVKVAFDAYRHSGFIAGRYDFDQGGMQLPETVMTAVAGYFMAANPSTTAYPFLTTAAINVLMHFANDEVKQAFVPRMLSGDFTGTMALTEPHAGSSLADIRTTATPHYDGTYRIRGSKIYISGGDHELAENIVHLVLAKVPGGPAGVKGISLFAVPKYRLDANGKPAERNDVHLAGLIHKLGYRGTTSTALSFGDANDCVGYLIGEVHFGLRYMFKMMNEARIAVGFGAAMIGYRGYQYSLAYAKDRLQGRVAPHLKPDDPAAAIIEHGDVKRMLLAQKAYSEGGMALCLYGSNLIDRINTCDDDTQKQALSELLDLLTPVLKAWPSEYGPKANDLGIQVLGGAGYTREYQAEQFWRDNRLNPIHEGTNGIQALDLTFRKLWQNQGLGLQVLQQEIARDLIAISTSQTAKLANKLQIYIEQLQPLLQHVGQTLSTPKAATLSANAQALMTVFATIVMSWIWIRQASKAEQQLALTEDGAKQNFYRGKIQAAKYFIDWELPLIQRDIELLTTDNAVCHSMQPEWF; translated from the coding sequence ATGGACGCACAGAGCTTAATTAATGAGTTTGAGTTACCCTTTCAGCTTTACGATGTACTAAATACCGAGCAATTATGTCAGCACCCTAAATTCGCTGAACATTCACGTGATACCTTCGATGCCACCATCGATACCGCCAAAAAAATAGCCACCGATCTCTTCTTACCGCATAACACAGTCGCTGATAAAAACGAGCCACAGTTCGATGGCAAAAAGGTAACGATGCTCAATGACGTAAAAGTAGCCTTTGATGCTTATCGCCATTCTGGCTTTATCGCCGGCCGCTATGATTTTGATCAAGGCGGTATGCAGTTACCTGAGACGGTGATGACGGCGGTGGCCGGTTACTTTATGGCAGCCAATCCATCGACCACTGCTTATCCATTTTTGACCACTGCAGCGATTAATGTGTTGATGCACTTTGCCAATGATGAGGTAAAACAAGCCTTTGTACCACGCATGCTCAGCGGTGATTTTACCGGTACTATGGCTTTGACTGAACCGCATGCCGGATCTTCTCTTGCCGATATCAGAACCACCGCCACACCCCATTATGACGGCACTTATCGTATCCGTGGTAGCAAGATTTATATCTCAGGCGGAGATCATGAGTTAGCTGAAAACATTGTGCATTTGGTGTTGGCCAAAGTGCCAGGCGGTCCTGCTGGCGTGAAGGGCATATCGCTATTTGCGGTACCAAAATACCGCTTGGATGCTAATGGCAAACCTGCTGAGCGTAACGATGTACATTTGGCCGGTCTAATTCATAAGCTGGGCTACCGCGGCACCACGTCAACGGCGCTTAGCTTTGGCGATGCCAATGACTGTGTTGGCTATCTGATTGGCGAGGTGCATTTTGGCCTACGCTATATGTTTAAGATGATGAATGAGGCACGCATTGCAGTAGGCTTTGGCGCAGCTATGATTGGCTATCGTGGCTATCAGTATTCGCTGGCCTATGCCAAAGACCGTTTGCAAGGACGAGTGGCCCCACATCTTAAGCCTGATGATCCTGCGGCGGCCATCATCGAGCATGGCGATGTCAAGCGTATGCTATTGGCACAAAAGGCCTATAGCGAAGGCGGCATGGCTTTGTGTCTGTATGGCTCAAATCTCATTGATCGTATCAATACCTGCGATGATGACACACAAAAACAAGCCTTGTCTGAACTGCTGGATTTATTAACCCCTGTCTTAAAAGCTTGGCCTTCAGAATATGGCCCCAAAGCCAATGATTTAGGTATTCAGGTATTGGGCGGCGCAGGCTACACCCGAGAGTATCAAGCAGAGCAGTTTTGGCGTGATAATCGTTTAAACCCCATTCACGAGGGCACCAATGGCATACAAGCCTTGGACTTAACTTTCCGCAAATTATGGCAAAATCAAGGGCTTGGATTACAGGTATTGCAGCAAGAAATCGCTCGAGACTTGATTGCCATTTCGACGTCGCAAACCGCGAAGCTTGCTAACAAATTGCAGATCTATATCGAACAGCTACAGCCGCTGCTACAGCATGTGGGTCAAACCCTAAGCACACCAAAAGCTGCCACCTTGAGTGCCAATGCACAAGCTTTAATGACGGTATTTGCCACTATTGTTATGAGTTGGATTTGGATTCGCCAAGCCAGCAAGGCCGAGCAGCAATTAGCACTCACTGAAGATGGCGCTAAGCAAAACTTTTATCGTGGCAAAATTCAAGCAGCAAAATACTTCATCGATTGGGAGCTGCCGCTCATCCAGCGTGATATTGAGCTGCTGACCACGGACAATGCGGTGTGCCACAGCATGCAGCCTGAGTGGTTCTAA
- a CDS encoding SDR family NAD(P)-dependent oxidoreductase encodes MEFEPNKTVANVLNKRILITGGASGIGAASAKLLASRGAKIIIADLAEDLGHALAQQAWASDHTISFMKVDVTQAAEVNALFAYAVEQLGGLDVVINNAGVDHPPAPLHQLTEDDFDRCMTVNVKGVWHCMRAAIACLSPHGGGHVINVASIAGLRSAPMLSAYSASKHAVIGLTKSAAIEYARANIRFNAVCPSFIDTPMVRNSMLNMNEKQQHALLNASPMRRLGKVEEVASAIAWLASDESSFMNGHSLTLDGGMLA; translated from the coding sequence ATGGAATTTGAACCCAACAAAACTGTCGCCAACGTCCTCAACAAACGCATCTTAATCACAGGCGGTGCTTCCGGTATTGGCGCGGCCAGTGCAAAGCTATTGGCCAGTCGCGGCGCTAAGATAATCATTGCTGATTTGGCTGAAGACTTAGGCCATGCTTTAGCACAGCAAGCTTGGGCGTCAGATCACACGATAAGCTTTATGAAAGTAGATGTCACTCAAGCTGCTGAGGTTAACGCATTATTTGCTTATGCCGTAGAGCAGCTGGGAGGCCTTGATGTGGTGATCAATAATGCTGGGGTCGATCATCCGCCAGCGCCGCTACACCAGTTAACGGAAGATGACTTTGATCGTTGTATGACGGTGAATGTCAAAGGGGTTTGGCACTGTATGCGCGCGGCCATTGCTTGCTTGAGTCCTCATGGCGGTGGTCACGTTATTAATGTGGCCTCTATTGCTGGTCTACGCTCAGCCCCCATGCTGTCAGCTTATAGCGCCTCAAAGCATGCAGTGATTGGACTGACTAAGTCTGCTGCTATTGAGTATGCCCGTGCCAATATAAGGTTTAATGCCGTCTGCCCAAGCTTTATTGATACCCCTATGGTGCGCAACAGCATGCTTAATATGAATGAAAAGCAGCAGCACGCTTTACTCAACGCCAGTCCGATGCGCCGACTGGGCAAAGTTGAAGAAGTTGCCAGTGCGATTGCTTGGCTGGCCAGTGATGAAAGCAGCTTTATGAATGGTCACAGCTTAACTTTAGATGGGGGTATGTTGGCATAA
- a CDS encoding SDR family oxidoreductase encodes MKDLFDLTGKVALVTGASRGIGEAIARLLANYGAEVIVSSRKLEACQAVADSIVKDGGKASAYACHVGDMSQIDAIFEYIRDTFGRIDILVNNAAANPYYGHILDTDLLAFNKTLEVNIQGYFFMSTAAGKMMREQGSGVILNTASVNGVTPGDKQGIYSITKAAVISMTKAFAKECGPLNIRVNALLPGLTDTKFASALTSNDKVLNMALAMIPLKRVAQPEEMAGTVLYLVSDASSYTTGACINVDGGLLA; translated from the coding sequence ATGAAAGACTTATTTGATTTAACTGGAAAAGTAGCACTGGTCACCGGAGCCAGCCGCGGGATAGGAGAGGCCATTGCTCGCTTATTGGCAAATTATGGTGCCGAGGTAATTGTATCGAGCCGTAAGCTTGAAGCCTGCCAAGCAGTCGCGGATAGTATCGTTAAGGACGGCGGCAAGGCCAGCGCTTATGCGTGTCATGTGGGAGATATGTCTCAGATTGATGCGATATTTGAGTATATTAGAGACACGTTTGGTCGCATAGATATTTTGGTCAACAATGCTGCAGCCAATCCTTATTATGGTCATATTCTAGATACTGACTTGTTGGCCTTTAATAAAACCTTAGAGGTAAATATCCAAGGCTACTTCTTTATGTCGACGGCAGCTGGCAAGATGATGCGCGAGCAAGGGAGCGGGGTAATCTTAAATACCGCTTCAGTAAACGGCGTTACTCCAGGGGATAAACAAGGCATTTACTCTATTACCAAAGCGGCGGTCATAAGCATGACCAAAGCCTTTGCTAAAGAATGTGGGCCGCTCAATATTCGAGTGAATGCTTTGCTGCCAGGCTTGACTGATACCAAGTTTGCCTCAGCACTGACCAGCAATGATAAGGTGCTTAATATGGCGCTGGCTATGATTCCGCTTAAGCGTGTGGCACAGCCAGAGGAAATGGCTGGCACGGTGCTATATTTGGTCTCTGATGCGTCAAGTTATACCACAGGCGCTTGTATCAATGTCGATGGTGGACTGCTCGCTTAA
- a CDS encoding 2Fe-2S iron-sulfur cluster-binding protein, with protein MTTLSLTINNNLYHFEDLDPRTTLLDLCRHHLQITGPKKGCDHGQCGACTILINGQRINSCLTLAVMHEGDEITTIEGIGLPETLSDLQQAFKEHDAFQCGYCTPGQICSATALIEEVKQNWPSYVTEDLKNPDGALIQEVAERMSGNICRCSAYPNIINAISEVLQKELQKQVNQSKSVAHPSSLDNLDNLHNLDSSLDSSGNPSNKPAVLAAVSGIWSPPPSQSQVHKDQAHKDNANKSTNNQSQAVGDNS; from the coding sequence ATGACTACTTTATCGCTTACGATTAATAATAATCTCTATCACTTCGAGGACCTTGACCCTCGCACCACCTTACTTGACTTATGTCGTCATCACCTACAAATCACCGGACCCAAAAAAGGCTGTGACCACGGGCAGTGCGGGGCTTGCACCATACTCATTAATGGTCAGCGCATTAACAGCTGCTTAACCTTAGCGGTGATGCACGAGGGCGATGAGATTACCACCATTGAAGGTATTGGTCTGCCAGAGACGCTCTCTGATTTGCAGCAAGCTTTTAAAGAGCATGATGCCTTTCAGTGTGGCTATTGTACGCCCGGTCAAATTTGCTCGGCCACAGCGCTGATTGAGGAAGTCAAACAAAACTGGCCAAGCTATGTCACTGAAGATCTAAAAAATCCGGATGGCGCTTTAATCCAAGAAGTTGCAGAGCGTATGAGTGGTAATATTTGTCGCTGCTCAGCGTATCCTAATATCATTAATGCCATCTCTGAGGTATTACAAAAGGAGTTACAAAAACAGGTCAATCAGAGCAAATCAGTGGCGCATCCATCGAGCTTAGATAACCTAGATAACTTACATAACTTAGATAGCTCATTAGACAGTTCAGGCAACCCAAGCAATAAGCCGGCAGTCTTGGCAGCAGTGAGCGGTATATGGTCGCCACCGCCAAGCCAGTCTCAAGTCCATAAAGACCAAGCCCATAAAGACAATGCCAATAAAAGCACCAACAATCAGTCGCAAGCTGTAGGAGACAACTCATGA
- a CDS encoding xanthine dehydrogenase family protein subunit M gives MKRFDYVRASELTPACKAASVEGAAFIGGGTNLLDLMKFEIETPIKLVDITQLELKQVEPTVAGGLRIGALVTNSDLAAHPSVIENYPVLSRAILAGATGQLRNKATTGGNFLQRTRCYYFYQPDSPCNKRNPGSGCPSINGENRSLAILGTSEHCIAQHPSDMAVAMRLLDATLETQKADGSTRQIAIKDFYQLPKDTPHIETVLEAGEMITHIILPPQTAGMHTYDKIRDRASYAFALVSCAAVIDADETGTLTTVRLAFGGIGTQPWRNEAVEDALVGTKGGIPDIVHAANILLEQAQGWGQNDFKITLTRRLLKQIIQRALAAKDA, from the coding sequence ATGAAACGTTTTGACTATGTCCGTGCCAGTGAGTTGACGCCTGCCTGCAAAGCGGCCAGTGTCGAGGGGGCAGCCTTTATCGGCGGTGGTACCAATTTGCTGGATTTAATGAAGTTTGAAATTGAAACCCCGATTAAGCTGGTGGACATCACTCAGCTTGAATTAAAGCAAGTAGAGCCGACCGTAGCGGGCGGATTACGCATCGGTGCGCTGGTGACCAATAGTGATTTGGCAGCGCATCCCAGCGTTATTGAAAATTATCCAGTGCTGTCACGGGCAATATTGGCCGGTGCAACGGGGCAATTACGTAATAAAGCAACCACAGGGGGTAACTTCTTACAGCGTACCCGCTGCTATTACTTCTATCAGCCTGATAGTCCGTGTAATAAGCGCAATCCAGGCAGTGGTTGCCCTTCCATTAACGGGGAGAATCGCTCCCTTGCTATCTTGGGTACCAGTGAGCACTGTATCGCCCAGCACCCCTCTGACATGGCGGTCGCAATGAGGCTGCTTGATGCAACTTTAGAAACCCAAAAGGCCGATGGCAGCACACGTCAGATAGCGATTAAAGATTTTTATCAGTTGCCCAAAGACACGCCGCATATTGAAACCGTGCTAGAGGCAGGAGAGATGATTACTCATATTATTCTACCGCCGCAGACAGCAGGGATGCACACCTACGATAAGATACGTGATAGAGCCTCGTATGCCTTTGCTTTGGTATCCTGCGCGGCTGTTATTGATGCTGATGAGACAGGCACTTTGACTACCGTACGTTTGGCCTTTGGTGGTATTGGTACTCAGCCTTGGCGTAATGAGGCGGTTGAGGATGCCTTAGTCGGTACTAAGGGCGGTATCCCAGACATTGTTCATGCGGCGAATATCTTATTAGAGCAGGCTCAAGGATGGGGGCAAAATGATTTTAAGATCACTTTGACTCGCCGCTTATTAAAACAAATCATTCAGCGCGCGCTTGCCGCTAAGGACGCATAA